The Pseudofrankia inefficax genome window below encodes:
- a CDS encoding glutathione S-transferase C-terminal domain-containing protein: protein MSEAPVISRTTEPAYASPTDVAAHGPYTIRRDPADARPLYRFTGRITADGSSGFPAEPGRYHLYSGWFCPWAQRVLLQRALRGLEDVISLSYVDNTRDARGWAFRETYGPDPVNGFTLLRDAYEATEPGFDGHVSVPTLWDRETRQVVSNDFVSLGIDLATQFGQWSTGADTYPEHLRAEIAELDGWIGPAVNHGTHRAARDEAVRATLLAAFARLDARLADADYLVGGQLTEADVRLWVSLVRYRGRAGDLATLPPLSDYPRLWAYARALYQLPAFRATTDFSTFSEPAAVLAGWDAAPTG from the coding sequence GACCACCGAGCCCGCGTACGCCAGCCCCACCGACGTGGCGGCCCACGGCCCGTACACGATCAGGCGGGACCCGGCGGACGCCCGGCCGCTGTACCGGTTCACCGGTCGGATCACCGCGGACGGGTCGAGCGGGTTCCCGGCCGAGCCGGGCCGCTACCACCTCTACTCCGGCTGGTTCTGCCCGTGGGCGCAGCGTGTCCTGCTGCAGCGCGCCCTGCGCGGTCTCGAGGACGTCATCAGCCTCTCCTACGTCGACAACACCCGCGACGCCCGCGGCTGGGCGTTCCGTGAGACATACGGGCCTGACCCGGTGAACGGCTTCACCCTGCTGCGGGACGCCTACGAGGCGACCGAGCCCGGCTTCGACGGTCACGTCTCCGTGCCGACGCTGTGGGACCGCGAGACCCGCCAGGTCGTCTCGAACGACTTCGTCAGCCTGGGGATCGACCTGGCCACCCAGTTCGGCCAGTGGTCGACCGGCGCCGACACCTACCCCGAGCATCTGCGCGCGGAGATCGCCGAGCTCGACGGGTGGATCGGGCCGGCGGTGAACCACGGCACGCATCGGGCGGCGCGGGACGAGGCGGTCCGCGCGACGTTGCTGGCCGCGTTCGCGCGGCTCGACGCCCGGCTGGCCGACGCCGACTACCTGGTCGGCGGCCAGCTGACCGAGGCCGACGTGCGGCTGTGGGTGTCGCTGGTCCGCTACCGCGGCCGCGCCGGCGACCTGGCGACCCTGCCGCCGCTGTCCGACTATCCGCGGCTGTGGGCCTACGCCCGCGCCCTCTACCAGCTCCCCGCGTTCCGGGCCACGACCGACTTCTCCACCTTCAGCGAGCCCGCCGCCGTCCTGGCCGGCTGGGACGCCGCTCCCACCGGGTAG
- a CDS encoding NmrA family NAD(P)-binding protein, translating into MILITGATGSIGTRLVRRLRELDVPFRAMVRDEAKGRALGCDVVVGDFDDPDSVAAALAGVDRLFLNGAGAVPTSGPRQPMVGQQLAAIDTAVAAGVQAIVKVSVWGARQGAKLAAGAHWEIERHLAAAPVASAVLQPSGFMQNFLTGAGAFSENGDLLGIAGGARVSYIDCFDIAACAAVLLTGAEPARGTFVLTGPEALTQAEIAARLSAAFGRPVGSLELPPREMTARLVAQGVPASFAADVAELWDEIADGSLAAVTPTVRELTGADPRTFERFLADLDLGADLGVR; encoded by the coding sequence ATGATCCTCATTACCGGCGCGACCGGGTCCATCGGCACGAGGCTGGTGCGGCGCCTGCGCGAGCTCGACGTGCCGTTCCGGGCGATGGTGCGCGACGAGGCGAAGGGCCGGGCGCTCGGCTGCGACGTCGTGGTTGGCGACTTCGACGACCCGGACTCGGTCGCGGCGGCCCTCGCCGGGGTGGACCGGCTGTTCCTCAACGGCGCCGGCGCGGTCCCCACCTCCGGCCCGCGCCAGCCGATGGTCGGCCAGCAGCTCGCCGCGATCGACACGGCCGTCGCGGCCGGCGTCCAGGCGATCGTCAAGGTGTCGGTCTGGGGCGCGCGCCAGGGCGCCAAGCTCGCCGCCGGCGCGCACTGGGAGATCGAGCGGCATCTGGCCGCGGCACCGGTCGCGTCCGCGGTGCTGCAGCCGAGCGGGTTCATGCAGAACTTCCTGACCGGCGCCGGCGCCTTCAGCGAGAACGGCGACCTGCTCGGCATCGCCGGCGGCGCCCGGGTGTCGTACATCGACTGCTTCGACATCGCCGCGTGCGCCGCGGTGCTGCTGACCGGGGCCGAGCCCGCTCGTGGGACCTTCGTGCTGACGGGGCCCGAGGCACTGACCCAGGCGGAGATCGCCGCCCGGCTGTCGGCCGCGTTCGGCCGGCCGGTCGGGTCGCTGGAGCTGCCACCGCGCGAGATGACGGCCCGGCTCGTCGCGCAGGGCGTTCCCGCGTCGTTCGCCGCCGACGTGGCCGAGCTGTGGGACGAGATCGCGGACGGGAGCCTGGCCGCGGTCACCCCGACCGTGCGCGAGCTGACCGGCGCCGATCCGCGGACCTTCGAGCGGTTCCTGGCGGACCTCGACCTCGGCGCCGACCTCGGCGTGCGCTGA
- a CDS encoding TetR/AcrR family transcriptional regulator — MTAGPPTRRRAPRADARRNAELLLAAADTEFRERGVDAPLEHVARRAGVAIGTLYSHFPNRRALLRALLRDRNEELFGRGADLLTEPALPGTPGDAGEALTAWMRMVVEHAAAYQGLASVLVDGVGDEASELHASCARMDAIGERLVERARAAGRIREDVAGRDVFALMNAAAWLREHGSPEQADRLLEFTAAGMGLPPAEARA, encoded by the coding sequence TTGACCGCCGGACCGCCGACCCGGCGGCGCGCGCCACGGGCCGACGCCCGGCGCAACGCCGAGCTGCTGCTCGCCGCGGCCGACACCGAGTTCCGGGAACGCGGGGTCGACGCGCCGCTGGAGCACGTCGCCCGGCGGGCCGGCGTCGCGATCGGCACGCTCTACAGCCACTTCCCGAACCGCCGCGCGCTGCTCCGGGCGCTGCTGCGCGACCGCAACGAGGAGCTGTTCGGCCGCGGCGCCGACCTGCTCACCGAGCCCGCACTCCCTGGAACCCCGGGCGACGCGGGCGAGGCGCTCACGGCGTGGATGCGGATGGTCGTCGAGCATGCCGCCGCCTACCAGGGCCTGGCCAGCGTGCTCGTCGACGGCGTCGGCGACGAGGCGTCGGAGCTGCACGCCAGCTGCGCGCGGATGGACGCCATCGGCGAGCGCCTGGTCGAGCGGGCCCGCGCGGCCGGCCGCATCCGCGAAGACGTCGCGGGACGCGACGTCTTCGCGCTGATGAACGCGGCCGCGTGGCTACGGGAGCACGGATCGCCCGAGCAGGCCGATCGCCTGCTGGAGTTCACGGCCGCCGGCATGGGCCTTCCGCCGGCCGAGGCCAGGGCGTGA